A region of the Arachis hypogaea cultivar Tifrunner chromosome 15, arahy.Tifrunner.gnm2.J5K5, whole genome shotgun sequence genome:
CGTTTCAAATGGGGTATGGGAAGGGTACTAGTTCCTGAATGGAGTTTGAATTGAGGGGAAGGGGAAAAGTTTTTACCGGCTGGTCAAAAAGGGGGAGGGGgggattaaaattagaattttgggAAGGGAGTGTATAAGGTAAACTGTGTTAGTAAGTTAATTAGGCTAGTTTTTAGGGcccgttgttcatattgttcaacaaaGTCATTGTCCCCCTAACATTTTCCTATATAATATTTAGGGGCTCATTTATAAAGATTAGAAAATAAGTGTTTTAGTTTAAAACTCTAGTCAACTAAATTCGAATTCTCGAACAATAGCAAACCCGACAAAATAAGTCGTGCTGGCAAAACACCATACTTCGCAAACAAATCTATTTACCTCACTGCTTAACATAAATCATTGCTACCAAGAAAATCATTCTCTCTTCTCTTGTCcacgaaaaatattttttccttcctcttaaTACTTTTCTTCCACCCAACTCATTGAATCCATAGAGAGAAAAGCTTAAGCCATAGAGGGATAGATCAACAAGCTTTACCCTTTTATATCTTCTTCAGTTTGATCAGTCACCAACAAGGAAGGAGGAGAGCAGCATCGACAATAGCAGCAGTAGCAATAGCAACAACTCATTGGGCTTAACCAAACCAAGAAAGAAAGAGGGAAAGAAGCTCATATAAAGAGAAGAAGCTTGAAGCTAATAAGGTTGTGACTAGGTTAACTACTCCAATTAGGTAGGATAACTTGTGAATTTGTGATTAGATGAATGCTAGGGACTTGAAAAATATGTTAGAAACTTGAAATTATCATATATGACTATTTTATATGATTGAGATTTTGTTTGTGGCTGACATATAATATAAGTGAAGTGAGGTTATTGTGTTTGGTCGTATAACTTGTAACTTTGGTTTGATGAACATGTCTCTAGAATTTAGAAATTAGGAACTAGGAGGATCAAATTGAGATAGATGATCAATTAACCTCTCCTAAATTATTAGGAAACCCTTATGAATGTATTACagggttttgaaagagataaatcGATACTCAACTGAGTGTTTGCTGTTACGCTTGCGTGAAAAGCAATTCCTCATATTAGAATCCGTAAAATGGCTAAAATGTACAATTTGGCCAATTTTGGTAAGTTAAAAGTTGGATAAACTTTTGATtgattaattatgattaataaACTAGATTTGATCTTTTGGAAGTGATTAAAATGAATTTTGGGATGTGCGGTTCTTATTTTACACACAACTGATTGTACAACAAACTCTGTTGAAAACTAGCAACTTTTCTGAGTTTTTGATCTCACCTCAAAACTCATTTTGGCATGGgatcaattttaaataaaatttttgttgttctagtttatttttataaaattttagaattgTTGGAGTTGTAGTTTGCGAGatctgaaattttgaaatttgacattttctacaataaaaaattgattttcatgtTCAAACCAGTAACTTTTCATGTGCATAATTCCCAATCATGAATGGATAATTAGTTGtagaaaattgaaaatgaaaacattGTATGTCTATTATTGTTAGTAATTCTATTCTAGTTGAATGCGTGTACTGTCTTGCATGATATGCATGCCTATGTGTTTTGATAAATGACAACATGTACTTATAATTGTTGTTATaactaattttttgaaaagtaaCAAATTTATATCTTTTACATGAATTTAATCTAAACTATTCATTGATTATATGGTAaattaaaaaaggaaaagtatatgaaCCAACTCTAAATCAGTCAAGAAtggaacaacttaattaattataaatatagtaattagttttatttatttatgatttaaaatattggttattaaatgTTTCACCACATTCAAATTAGGAAGAGATACGTTCAGTATCATTGCAACATGAATCACGGAAACTGATTCAATTAGCTTCCGTTTCTTCACCCTCCTTCCCTCTCTAAatgcctaaaacatgataaatcagaaaatagatttagaactatccaatttacaaagaaaagaaacatcctaATACCTAGCATAAGTACCATCCACGTAGAGATTTTGAATTCACCCAAAGACATTTGTCTGGTTTTTGGCTGGTACCCTCTTGGTTCCCTAGCattattgattaaaaaataaatacatgaCATATATTATATGATTTAACATCtagtttgatgagtgattttgaTAGATATATAGTTTTAATGAAGATTCAATGAAAACCATTTTTATCATTTTACGGCaggaaaaaatagatttttatgcaGTGAGACTTGTTATACACTATAATCGATAAGGATACCATGAGTACATTAAGCACTCAAGAAAACAAATATTTGGAGTTGGTATTGCTTCGAGTTCTTAGAGAAAGGGTCTTTAAGTAGAGTAGCTTAATAGAAGTGGTAATCATATATCGCGAGGTGTTCGATAAGTGTTATAACTTATAGTGGTTTATCTAGTGTCCTATAAGCTTGGTGATATATCTAAAATCTTCGCACCTTGGTGGGGAGGACTGGACGTAGGTGAAGAAGTTATATTGAACTAAAATATATCCTATTTGCACATCTTTTTAACCCTTAAACTCTTcacatttcttgctatttatattTCTAAAGTGGCATGGAAAATTGGCTTCTTATAAGTGATTGAAAACTTGTTCAAGTCCTTGAAAAATTTCTAATACGAAACCACTCGCATTTAAGCTTTTGTACAGTTGTATACTTGTATGGAAAATATTAAGTATGTGGTTAAacactcactacaagaaaaaaggtttGTCGGtacacttttttcttgccacgcttttaaagtatggccaaaagtggtcaatggccacgctttttcgaaggtggccactgatttgtgatttggccacgctttttttcgtcgcgcttaaaaagcgtggccatagagagaaatcGGCATGCTTTCAAGAGGGTGGCCACTGATAtgagatttggccacgctttttttgccacgcttaaaaagcgtcaTCATAGAGGAAAACCggcacgcttgaaaagcgtggctaGTTTGTTTTCCAATGGTCACCTTTTTAAAGCGTGCCCATATCCTGTATTTATTTGGCACCCTACAAAAGCGTGCTGATAGAGGTCAAttggcacgcttttgaagcgtgactTTTTGTCTGTTTTCGTCACCTTTTAAAAGCGTACCGTTTTCCtaccttattatatatatatatatatatatatatatatatatatatatatgtccagAAACCCTAATTCCATAACCTCTGTCGTTACTCCCTCTATTTCAAATTCTGAAACCCAAATTTCAGTTTCTCTCCCACCTCTTCTGTCACCGCCGTCCGCCACGCTCCGCCCCTCTCACCGCCACGCTCCTCCCCTTTCCCACTCTCAGTCACAAATTCATAGTCCTCTACTCCTCTTCCGCGCCGTCTAGAAACCGCCATTTTCGTCGAAGCTCCATGTCGTCCAGCAGCCGCGTCTCTCAGTGTCGTCATTCTCCACGCCGTCGATCTCAACATTCTCATTCTTCTCAGCAATGTCGTTCTCCATCGTTCTTAATCTCTTCGCCGTTATCAGCGTCGTGATGCTTCATCGTTCTTAGTCTCTCCGCCTCCGTCGTTGCATCTTCCAAGGTTTCTCTAGTTTCGGAGGATTGGAGGTTGAGTCATTTCTGGTACAGCGCGGAGACCGCGAAGATCGTAGCTGAAGAGGTCCTTAAGCTCTGCAATGGCAGCGTCATTTCTCCCGTTGCCTGCATCGCTTGCCCTACCCTCTATGCTTATCACAAGGTAATTCATTATTCctcttgttttcctttttttttattttgaattttggaatttcagTTAATTTTTTTCTCAATGTTCATTTGGGTTCAAATGTTACTGATTTGTGATAAAAGTGCAAAGCTAATGTTTTTAATCAAATGGTTAATACTTTCGGTGAATATAgatgtttattattattagtcaCTTTCATTGGGAAATAGTTTGGAAATATGCGATGTGTTAAGCTTCAAGTTTTGCATTGTTTTATCTTCAATATTAATATTAGTGTAAGTGTAGTGTAGAGGATTGATTCtcttggtgaagaattgaagatgatAGTTACAACTTTAAACCCCTTTTGAGTGAAGAAATCAATGAGCAATGCCTCAGTTGTAATAATGATAAAATGTATGTTGATGTGATTTGTTgagttattttaatttgtttgatgCCATTTCTGAGTTCTTGATTTTGCTTTGTTAGATATTTGAAAAATTTTCCTTTCTTGAATCTTCAGAACATGGATCCTAATGTTCCTGCACAACTTTTTGAGTATGACAAATGTTTTGAGCAGTACGGATGTGATTACACATTTTATGACTACAATCACCCTGAGGAGTTGCCACTGGAGTTGAAGCATTCCTTCAACATAGTAATGGCAGATCCTCCTTATTTGGTGAGAGATAAATTGATTTCTGAAATTTTATTTGCTGAAAAATAAATGAGGAtccattgtatatatatatatatagtacaagTTATTTCAGTTTTGAAAACCTTAAGCTGGTTGATGATCTTATTGAGCACATGGGGCTGATTTAATCTTTCTAACAAGTCACAATAGGTAAAATAAAGTTAGAATGTAAGGTTAGAGTGAGTGAAAAGCTAGGCATCAATTTTTGACCTCTCAAAACCCAAGGTTACATGTTGCAGTGTTGCAGAATTATGCAGTTTCGAGTAGCACTTTGTGAACAAAATTGGGAGCAATCTAGCAACTTAAtgagtaaaattatttttctatgaaaCCTTGAGATGTCTAGATTGTTCtcctaaaattttagaatttttttatgtgtggtttgggagatatgatttttagaaaatggTCATTTTCTGCAGAAAGAATGTTATCTGAATTTTGGAACAGCAACTTCAAAACCACATATCTCAATACTCTGAAACTCTTTGGAGGTGAAACTAAAGAAAGGTGAAACATTAGGATGTCTAGTATTTTATGTCCAAATTTTAGGACAATTCgagttttgtagagaaagttgtgCCTTCTGGAAGCAGGGCTGTTCACTGCTGTGACAGCTcccttttcttaaaataaaatcatatttcgAGAGGCATAACTTTTTCTAGAGAAGTGAAAGTACTATGGGACTTGAACTGGGTGAAAGATGGCTAAGTCTAGTTCAACCACACCAAAATTTAGGAGAATCCAACCAAAgatggattttatatgatttttctaaATTGGTTATTGCTTGCTATTTTTCTGAAGTGTACTAAATCAGTAgccgattttttttaataatgataaaatatatgttgatgtGGTTTGTTGAgttgttttaatttgtttgatgCCATTTCTGAGTTCTTGATTTTGCTTTGtcagatatttaaaaaaattttctttcttgAATCTTCAGAACATGGATCCTAATGTTCCTGCAAAACTTTTTGAGTATGACAAACGTTTTGAGCAGTACGGATGTGATTACACATTTTATGACTACAATCACCCTGAGGAGTTGCCACTGGAGTTGAAGTATTCCTTCAAAATAGTAGTGGCAGATCCTCCTTACTTGGTGAGAATTAAATTGATTGCTGAAATTTTATTTGCTGAAAAATGAATGAGGATCcattgtgtgtgtatatatatatatagtacaagTTATTTCAGTTTTGAAAACCTTGAGCTGGTTGATGATCTTATTGAGCACATGGGGCTGATTTAATATTTCTAACAAGTCACAATAGGTAAAATAAAGTTAGAATGCAAGGTTAGAGTGAGTGAAAAGCTAGGAATTAATTTTTGACCTCTCAAAACCCAAGGTTACATGTTGCAGTGTTGCAGAATTATGCAGTTTCGAGTAGCACTTTGTGAACAAAACTTGGAGCAATCTAGCCACTTAAAAtgagtaaaattatttttctgtgAAACCTTGAGATGCCTAGATTGTTCtcctaaaattttagaattttctgATGTGTGGTTTGggagatatgatttttagaaaatggTCATTTTCTGCAGAAAGAATGCTGTCTGAATTCTGGAACAGCAACTTCAAAACTACATATCTCAATACTCTGAAACTCTTTGGAGGTGAAACAAAAGAGAGGTGAAATATTAGGATGTCTAGTATTTTATGTCTAAATTTTAGGACAATTCGAGTTTTGTAGAGAAGTTGTGCCTTCTGGAAGCAGGGCTGTTCACTGCTGTGACAGCTCCCTTTTCTTAAAACAAAATCATATTTCGAGAGGCATAACTTTTTCTAGAGAAATGAAAATGCTATGGGACTTGAACTGGAGGAAATATGGGTAAGTCTAGTTCAACCACACCAAAATTTAGGAG
Encoded here:
- the LOC114925298 gene encoding uncharacterized protein, which gives rise to MDPNVPAQLFEYDKCFEQYGCDYTFYDYNHPEELPLELKHSFNIVMADPPYLNMDPNVPAKLFEYDKRFEQYGCDYTFYDYNHPEELPLELKYSFKIVVADPPYLVEELFFRIFQK